In one Fusarium falciforme chromosome 5, complete sequence genomic region, the following are encoded:
- a CDS encoding DNA replication regulator SLD2, which translates to MDEQTKTEYEAQSQQLRVDLKTWETSWAKAHKGKKPGRGDIKANQEIALKYKQYNKLRDILSGKLPPSAKDASQPRKRKPDTLPAETPTKRTKHIETPAKNRIQDHDEELMNTPAISRKLFSPASVTSVGPTPQRDGRVLGLFDLLVEKELGTPTKSGSATKSGTGNRVDATPTKRSTPMDEEASDKLGRTPMSSSKRQRLNHFMTPLKNRDGNVDAVTPSSVSKLQFDTPAFLKRNSLPVLNENGDFDAPAPLRLPRKPFTRGLSEIVASLRKVEEENLDDDLDALREMENEEMGEPKPKTLFPPKPKDDVLVADTQTRQLPLGGFDDEGMYDSPVEDQVDRDGNPMRTYKKKGQKRTTRLVKMRPTRTKRPANLGEGPGSDVENDDFVPETQAADDDGEFDSEKPEKKPTAKKEGTVKKAARKVNELAHANFQRLKLRNHGAKGGPGYNSRFRRRR; encoded by the exons ATGGATGAACAGACAAAAACCGAATACGAAGCCCAATCGCAGCAGCTGCGCGTCGACCTCAAAACATGGGAGACTAGCTGGGCAAAGGCccacaagggcaagaagccaGGAAGGGGTGACATCAAAGCGAACCAGGAAATCG CCTTGAAATACAAGCAATACAACAAACTCCGCGACATCCTCTCAGGCAAGCTGCCGCCATCCGCCAAGGACGCCTCGCAGCCTAGGAAGCGCAAGCCCGATACCCTTCCCGCAGAGACACCAACCAAACGCACCAAGCACATCGAGACTCCGGCGAAGAACAGGATCCAGGACCACGATGAAGAGCTCATGAACACACCCGCCATTTCACGAAAACTGTTCAGTCCAGCGTCGGTGACCTCGGTTGGCCCAACACCTCAGCGAGATGGGCGTGTGCTCGGACTATTTGATTTGCTAGTAGAGAAAGAGCTAGGAACACCAACAAAATCAGGTTCTGCAACCAAGTCGGGAACTGGAAACAGGGTCGACGCGACTCCAACTAAGCGATCCACCCCAATGGATGAAGAGGCCAGCGACAAGCTTGGTCGAACACCTATGTCGTCTAGCAAGCGGCAAAGGTTGAACCACTTCATGACGCCGCTGAAGAACCGTGATGGAAATGTGGACGCTGTCACACCCTCATCAGTCTCGAAGCTTCAGTTCGACACGCCGGCTTTTCTAAAGCGCAATTCTCTTCCGGTCCTCAACGAGAATGGCGACTTTGATGCTCCGGCTCCTCTGCGGCTGCCACGCAAGCCTTTCACAAGGGGCCTAAGCGAGATTGTTGCCAGCCTTCgaaaggtggaggaggagaacttGGATGACGATTTGGACGCATTGAGAGAGATGGAAAATGAAGAGATGGGCGAACCGAAACCGAAAACTCTGTTCCCGCCCAAGCCTAAGGACGATGTGCTCGTTGCAGACACCCAAACACGGCAACTGCCTCTTGGCGGATTCGATGATGAAGGCATGTACGACAGCCCAGTGGAGGACCAAGTTGATCGTGATGGCAATCCCATGCGAACatacaagaagaagggccaGAAGCGGACGACTAGGCTGGTCAAGATGCGCCCAACTCGAACCAAGAGACCAGCCAACCTTGGCGAGGGTCCTGGAAGTGATGTGGAGAATGATGATTTCGTTCCTGAGACGCAGgccgccgacgacgatggcgaaTTTGATTCGGAAAAGCCCGAGAAGAAGCCTACAGCTAAGAAGGAGGGCACggtgaagaaggctgctCGAAAGGTCAATGAGCTGGCTCATGCAAACTTCCAGCGCCTGAAGCTACGGAACCACGGGGCCAAGGGCGGACCAGGATACAACAGCAGATTCCGACGGCGTCGTTAA
- a CDS encoding RING-type domain-containing protein, which yields MEADQSSDDLQRQVLQSTLEEIATTQEDAVECCVICLEGITEACEVVPCQHRNFDYLCLLSWLEQTPKCPLCKATISQVRHALDEPVPKTYVVPKSSPKPQNQRSDARPYSLYSVRRNLPRRRRYSRSRYETPPNPSDEIARRRDVYRYNRYSKHVGSNRLSRYRELTPAAFCADAELVSRARMWIRRELQVFSFLAPDNEEPRPGDGNARTSVDRRRANNAEFLLEYIIAVLKSVDIMGSAGQAENMISEFLGRDSTRLFLHELRAWLRSPFTKLADWDRAVQYDQVSATSNRGSEPEPDGGTSRRAFAKIIFT from the exons ATGGAGGCAGACCAGTCAAGCGACGACCTCCAACGCCAAGTCCTCCAGAGCACGCTCGAAGAGATAGCGACCACTCAAGAAGATGCCGTCGAATGCTGCGTCATCTGCCTTGAGGGCATCACCGAGGCCTGCGAGGTAGTCCCTTGCCAGCACCGAAACTTTGACTACCTGTGCCTCCTCAGCTGGCTCGAGCAGACGCCGAAATGCCCTCTCTGCAAGGCAACCATCTCGCAAGTTCGCCACGCCCTCGATGAGCCCGTGCCCAAAACCTATGTCGTCCCAAAATCTTCTCCGAAGCCGCAGAATCAGCGATCCGATGCGAGGCCATATTCGTTATACTCTGTCCGCAGGAATTTGCCACGGCGACGTCGTTATTCACGATCCCGGTACGAGACGCCCCCGAACCCCTCGGACGAGATCGCAAGGCGCCGGGACGTTTACCGTTATAATCGCTACTCAAAGCATGTTGGCTCGAACCGCCTTTCTCGCTACAGAGAGTTGACACCGGCGGCATTCTGCGCAGATGCCGAGCTGGTGTCGCGCGCACGAATGTGGATTCGAAGAGAGCTACAGGTCTTTTCGTTTCTTGCCCCTGATAACGAGGAGCCTCGGCCTGGAGACGGCAATGCTAGGACTTCCGTGGACCGACGGAGGGCGAACAATGCCGAGTTTCTCCTCGAGTACATAATTGCAGTCTTGAAGTCAGTCGACATTATGGGAAGTGCTGGTCAAGCCGAGAACATGATTTCGGAGTTCCTAGGGCGAGACAGTACGCGGTTATTTTTGCATGAGTTGAGAGCTTGGTTACGGAGTCCCTTTACCAAACTTGCGGACTGGGATCGAGCTGTTCAGTATGACCAAGTTTCGGCGACAAGCAACCGCGGAAGTGAACCAGAGCCGGATGGGGGA ACCTCGCGGAGGGCGTTCGCAAAGATCATCTTCACATAG
- a CDS encoding DSBA domain-containing protein: protein MPTISITAISDPVCPWCYIGALRLSRAISLYRKTVSSRDIVSTTWHAYQLDPHTKTQPMLEKMASKVGEEKVPEFKARLGEIAKREGLIFDFGGTIGNTRDAHRLEKLANTKDEEDLQTRVALEVMKMYFEEGGNITSIDDLVKAAGRVGIDESEARAWLESDNGGQEVDAEVLEMQTLGVRGVPRYIINGKFTVDGAEDVGMFLEQMVLAREEALKESQ, encoded by the coding sequence ATGCCCACCATCTCCATAACCGCCATCTCAGACCCTGTCTGCCCCTGGTGCTACATCGGAGCCCTCCGTCTCTCTCGGGCCATATCCCTCTACCGCAAGACAGTCTCCTCCAGGGACATTGTCAGCACGACCTGGCACGCATACCAACTCGACCCTCACACCAAGACGCAGCCGATGCTCGAAAAGATGGCGTCTAAAGTCGGCGAGGAAAAGGTGCCCGAGTTCAAGGCACGGCTGGGAGAGATCGCGAAGCGCGAGGGGTTAATCTTTGACTTTGGGGGTACGATTGGGAATACTAGGGATGCGCATCGGTTGGAGAAGTtggccaacaccaaggatgaagaggatttGCAGACTAGGGTTGCTTTGgaggtgatgaagatgtATTTTGAAGAGGGAGGCAACATCACCAGCATAGACGATCTTGTGAAGGCTGCTGGGAGGGTTGGTATTGATGAGAGTGAAGCGAGGGCGTGGTTGGAGAGTGACAatggaggacaagaagtTGATGCCGAAGTGCTTGAGATGCAGACGCTGGGTGTCAGGGGTGTGCCACGCTACATCATCAATGGCAAGTTTACAGTTGATGGAGCTGAGGATGTGGGAATGTTTCTAGAGCAGATGGTTTTGGCGAGGGAAGAGGCTCTCAAGGAGAGTCAGTAG